The genomic segment CAGGTTCTTGGAGCCATCGCGGCTGCAGTCATCATTTACCTGATAGTGACCGGCAAGGAAGGATTTACGGAAGTCGGCGGATTTGCAGCCAATGGATATGGTGAACTTTCTCCGGGCGGATATTCACTGGTCTCCGCTCTGATCACGGAGTTTGTCATGACCTTTTTCTTTCTCCTGGTGATCATCGGTGCCATTGACGAAAGGGCGCCCAAAGGTTTTGCTCCCCTGGCCATTGGTCTTGCTTTGACGCTGATCCACCTCATCAGCATCCCGGTGACCAATACATCCGTTAACCCTGCCCGCAGCACGAGTCAGGCCATTTTTGCGGGAGGTGCATACCTTTCACAGCTCTGGCTGTTCTGGGTCGCCCCTATTTGCGGCGCGATCGCAGCCGGATGGGTGGGGAGGTACTTGTTCAGGAAGGGGTGATGGGT from the Bacteroidales bacterium genome contains:
- the aqpZ gene encoding aquaporin Z; protein product: MSKKLFAEFFGTFWLVLGGCGSAVFAAAFPELGIGFAGVALAFGLTVVTMAYAVGHISGAHFNPAVSFGLWAAGKFQLKELWGYIIVQVLGAIAAAVIIYLIVTGKEGFTEVGGFAANGYGELSPGGYSLVSALITEFVMTFFFLLVIIGAIDERAPKGFAPLAIGLALTLIHLISIPVTNTSVNPARSTSQAIFAGGAYLSQLWLFWVAPICGAIAAGWVGRYLFRKG